The DNA window TGGAACCATTCCCAAAGAGCTTTTCCAAATTTCATCTCTATCAATTTTGCTCGACTTATCTCACAATCATCTGTCCGGCCCACTTCCTTCAGAGATTGGAGAACTCAAAAGTTTGGTGGCCTTAGACATATCAAACAATAATGACTTGTCCGGCAAGATTCCTACTAGTATAAGCAGTTGTACCAGCCTCGAATTCCTACTCTTGCAAGGAAACATGCTCCAAGGATCTATTCCCAACTCGATGGAATTCATGAGAGGACTTCAATTTCTTGACCTGTCGAGCAATAATCTATCGGGACAAATCCCAACTTTCTTGGAGAAACTTTCCTTGATCAACCTTAACTTATCCTTCAATGATTTCAATGGAGAATTGCCTTTACACGGGGCTTTTGCAAACTCAAGTGCAGTATCCGTGTATGGGAACGATAGACTATGCGGCGGAATACCTTCTCTACAACTTCCAAGATGTCCGGTCAAGAAACTCAATCGTAACTTCTTCTTTTCATCCAAACGCATCTATGCAGTCGTGGGTGCTTTAATACTAGGAATACAAATCCTAATTTCAAGTTTGGTGTTTTACTTTTGCAAAAGGAAAAGGGAATCCACCACTTTGGAATTGTTGCCCAAGGAGTTTTTCGTGCAAATATCCTACGGCGAGCTCCTCAATGCAACAAATGGGTTCTCTTCCAGCAATTTGATTGGTGTTGGCGATTTTGGCTTTGTCTACAGAGGAGTTCTTGATCAGATTGGAGATGTTGCGATCAAAGTACTTAACCTTGTAAACCCAGGTGCCACGAGGAGCTTCATTGCAGAATGTAAAGCGTTAAAGAACATTAGACACCTGAACCTTGTCAAGATCGTAACATGTTGCTCAAGCATTGATTTTCAAGGTAACGAATTCAAAGCTCTAGTTTACGAACTCATGATGAATGGAAATTTGGAGAAATGGCTGCATCCATCTCAAGAAACTAATAGATCTGAGTTCAATCTACTCCAGCGTTTAAGAGTTGCGATTGATGTGGCTTTTGCACTCGATTATCTTCATTATCAGTGCGAACCCACGGTTATTCATTGTGATCTGAAACCAAGTAACATTCTTCTTGACCAACAAATGGTTGCACATGTTGGAGATTTCGGACTGGCCAGACTTTATCATCCAGAAATGGGTATTTCCCATCACAGTAGTTCGATGGGAGTGATGGGCACAGTCGGATATGTAGCACCAGGTATGTTAACGATTGTGTAATAAATCCtgtctttatttttttgttggcctaatttattttataatcttcgTCAGAGTACGGCATTGGAAGTGAAATCTCGATTAAAGGAGATGTTTATAGTTACGGGATTTTGTTGCTAGAGATGTTAACGGGAAAAAAGCCTACTGATTTGATGTTTGTGGATGGCCTTAACATTCGTAATTTTGTTAGTCAAGCATTGGCGGGAAACGCGATTGAGCTTGTAATGGATCAGGCAATTTTAAAAAGTGACATTGTTATCAGTCATAGAGACAATTGTTTGATCGCATTAGTGAAGATTGGGTTGGCTTGCTCGGAAGAATTACCTCAAAATAGGATGTGCATGACCGATGTTGTTAGGAAACTGCAATTTATCAAAAAGATCATGTTCAAGTAAAAGAAAGAGTTCACTcttaactttaattttgttaCGGTTATTGTACTTTCATTCagcaattaataaattacttcTAGAGTGAAAATAATCATATTTCttgttgtaatattatttataaaatcatttcaaagtgttttaaaaaaatcatagttAATTTTGTTAGTTAGAGACTGTTTGCTTTCATTTATTGTCGTTCTATTTCACACAATATCCTTCTTATACATAGTCTTTTGAAGAGATATGATAAGAAGAATATTACTTCGCGTGttacttttaaaattgatattaggAAAGCGTTAAACTCAATTAAATGGTCCACAATCCACGATCTCCTGATTATTTTGGCTTCTcttacatttttattgattggattatgcaatgtgttgcGACTCCCCactttaagtaaaataaaaaagatgaaaggtaaatatataaaattaatatgaataaataagtaatttttgagttaattaagGAGTGGAATGGAGGGCGAGAATATGGGAGGAGGTGGGAAAAGCAATTTGCTTCTGGAAATAATTATATGCATACTAATTTCACGCTTActcttttgttttcattttaatagtttatttatatatatatatataatgcaaaATGTTTAGAGTTTATTTACCTTAGCAATATTTACATGTCTAGCTGTTTATAACATCTACAATTATCTAAattagcatgtatcccgtgcatttgtacgagtaataataatataaaaaaaccgtgaaaaaaaatattacggtaaaatttttatgggcgggtcaacccacaatccgatccaagtatccatttactctcacatatatccaaattaatcacagctctcgacccgacaatccggacactttaaaaattaagcatcattatatatatatagattagttagttaaaaaattgaacttatatttttaaaatgtcacacgtttatcaaattttgggttgaatttaaaatagaaagtgttgttagcctaattggttaaaaggttgtacttgttttgttaggttgcaagttcgaaccatacctataacatttttaattttatttttaaccgttttaaatttatgggcaggtcaacccacaatccgacccaagtatccatttactctcacatatatccaaattaaccacagacaatgcagacactttaaaaattaagcattatatatatatatagatgtgtGCATTCACTTGTTACATCATTAaaacttgaaattttaaatgtaaagcTCGCAATATTATACATGGACCAATTCATTGTCTAcacaattttgaaattatttatttcattatacttatacttttttttaaaaaattatttctctatAATACTTCGGTTTACTCTTCTGTGTCTGTCCATCATAATGACagtctctattttaaaattttgacaaattttgaaattaattgtttttcacattttaattttacagatgatttaaatattaattattaaaaacatttaaaatttagaatttaaatcaTACATACCTGTATCGCCTCGATTCCTCGGCTCtctgttttttatttatcattaaaattttaatagtattttttattcccaaatttgtttaagaaaatacttttaaatatatcGGGAATTACCTTTTTAAATTATAGTTGTCACCTAATTTttagagaattaaaaaaaatattttgcgtaattaaatgttttaagagATTTTGTTTAGATTCGGAGTTTGGGT is part of the Impatiens glandulifera chromosome 1, dImpGla2.1, whole genome shotgun sequence genome and encodes:
- the LOC124946093 gene encoding putative receptor-like protein kinase At3g47110 — protein: MISFWLLLQQLALLILIITTDALNNNETDRVSLLAMKSKILDPFGGEALRSWNESSHFCNWEGVVCGKRHRRVTLINLRSLGLSGTLSPHVGNLTFLRHLLLSNNTFHGEIPNEIGGLYMLKILVLDRNSFQGRIPASLSRCSNLMNISIGFNNLVGTIPEEFSSLSMLKSIIVHENNLTGGIPKSLGNITSLEVFSAGGNLFGGTIPNNLGQLKNLVQLGLGGNYLPPYFGNMFPRLEWLELHVNNFTGQLPNSIGNLTKSTILEFSRNKFSGKLTVDFSKLVNLEWLNLNFNNLGDFDEMHFLKSLTNCSSLELLSAAYNHFRGVLPDIVGNLSSNMQQLYLYGNQLQGRIPPTIGNLVNLSLLALSINRFTGPIPSTIGKLQKLQRLALQENQLSGTIPDSIGNLSLVNELSLSNNNLEGTIPSSFGNCKRLISLDLDQNNLSGTIPKELFQISSLSILLDLSHNHLSGPLPSEIGELKSLVALDISNNNDLSGKIPTSISSCTSLEFLLLQGNMLQGSIPNSMEFMRGLQFLDLSSNNLSGQIPTFLEKLSLINLNLSFNDFNGELPLHGAFANSSAVSVYGNDRLCGGIPSLQLPRCPVKKLNRNFFFSSKRIYAVVGALILGIQILISSLVFYFCKRKRESTTLELLPKEFFVQISYGELLNATNGFSSSNLIGVGDFGFVYRGVLDQIGDVAIKVLNLVNPGATRSFIAECKALKNIRHLNLVKIVTCCSSIDFQGNEFKALVYELMMNGNLEKWLHPSQETNRSEFNLLQRLRVAIDVAFALDYLHYQCEPTVIHCDLKPSNILLDQQMVAHVGDFGLARLYHPEMGISHHSSSMGVMGTVGYVAPEYGIGSEISIKGDVYSYGILLLEMLTGKKPTDLMFVDGLNIRNFVSQALAGNAIELVMDQAILKSDIVISHRDNCLIALVKIGLACSEELPQNRMCMTDVVRKLQFIKKIMFK